The nucleotide window TACCGAAAGAAAGAGACCCTCGATTTATCACCATCCGCCGGGCGGTACGCTCACCGATGCCCACCATCAGCTGCTGGCCGAGTGGGCAGTAGCTTGTGCCGAGCACGTACTCCACCTCTTTGAGCAGGCCAACCCCGACGACCAGCGGCCCGGCAAGCCCTGGAGCTAGCGCGGGCCTGGGTCAGAGGCGAGGCGACCATGAAACAGGCGCACCAGGCTGCTTTTGCCGCCAATGCCGCGGGCAAAGGAATGCCGGAAGCGGCCCGGTTTGCCGCCCTGGCAGCCGGACAGGCAGTGGCGGTAGCGCACGTGGCGGCGCATGAGCTGGGAGCCGCGGCCTACGCCATCAAGGCAGTAAGAGAAACGGTATTAGACAAGGAGAAGGACAGCATTGGGCAGCAGGAGTGCCAGTGGCAGCGCGACCAGCTGCCGGACGCTATTCGGGAGCTGGTGCTGGACGACCAAAGGCTACGAAACCCCATCTGCTGGTTTGCATTCAGCTGCTGACGGGGCGGTAACAGGTTAGGAAGCTACCGGCGCCTCAGCCTGTACAAGTCTCTACTTTACCTCGATTTCGATGGTGATAATGGAGCCTTTGCCGGGCGGGAATCCACGGTAAGGGTACCGCCCAGCAGGTCGAGGCGGTTGCGGATGCCGGCCAGGCCGATGCCCTTGGCGGTTTTTTCGTTGGCGGCGGGCTGGGTAAAGCCCACCCCGTCGTCCTCGGCCGAAATGTGCAGGTGGCCTTCTTCGTACACCACGTACACGTAGGCTTCGTGGGCTTTGGCGTGCTTGATGATGTTGGCCAGCAGCTCCTGCACGATGCGGTAGGCAGCCACGTCGTAGAGGCGGGGGCGCTCCTGCTCCAGGCCGTGCAGCTGCAGGTGCACGTGCAGCTGCTGCTTGGGAATCCGCTTGGTGAGCTCCTCCAGGGCTATTTTCAGGCCGAAGTCTTCGAGGATGCCCGGGTCAGCTCGTGCGAGATGGTGCGCGTGGCCTTGATGCCTTCGTCAATCAAGCTCAGAGCGGCTTCACGGTTCTGGCCGGTGCCCGAGCGGTTTTCCAGGTTGAGCTTAGCCGCGTACAGC belongs to Hymenobacter cellulosilyticus and includes:
- a CDS encoding sensor histidine kinase, whose amino-acid sequence is MHLQLHGLEQERPRLYDVAAYRIVQELLANIIKHAKAHEAYVYVVYEEGHLHISAEDDGVGFTQPAANEKTAKGIGLAGIRNRLDLLGGTLTVDSRPAKAPLSPSKSR